The Tamandua tetradactyla isolate mTamTet1 chromosome 18, mTamTet1.pri, whole genome shotgun sequence genome contains a region encoding:
- the C18H18orf32 gene encoding UPF0729 protein C18orf32 homolog translates to MVCIPCIVIPVLLWIYKKFLEPYIYPLISPFVGRIWPKKAIQESNDKNKGKVDYKGTDINGLPTKEPTEISDKKKD, encoded by the exons ATGGTGTGCATTCCTTGTATCGTCATTCCAGTGCTGCTCTGGATCTACAAAAAATTCTTGGAGCCATACATATACCCTCTGATTTCCCCTTTTGTTGGTCGTATATGGCCTAAAAAAGCTATACAAGAAtccaatgataaaaataaaggcaaagtAGACTATAAG GGTACAGACATAAATGGATTACCAACGAAAGAACCAACAGAAATCTCTGATAAAAAGAAGGACTAa
- the RPL17 gene encoding large ribosomal subunit protein uL22, with translation MVRYSLDPENPTKSCKSRGSNLRVHFKNTRETAQAIKGMHIRKATKYLKDVTLQKQCVPFRRYNGGVGRCAQAKQWGWTQGRWPKKSAEFLLHMLKNAESNAELKGLDVDSLVIEHIQVNKAPKMRRRTYRAHGRINPYMSSPCHIEMILTEKEQIVPKPEEEVAQKKKISQKKLKKQKLMARE, from the exons ATGGTTCGCTATTCACTGGACCCAGAAAACCCTACAAAGT catgCAAATCAAGAGGTTCAAATCTTCGTGTTCACTTTAAG AACACCCGAGAAACTGCTCAGGCCATCAAGGGTATGCATATCCGAAAAGCCACCAAGTATCTAAAAGATGTCACTTTACAGAAGCAGTGTGTTCCATTCCGTCGTTACAATGGTGGTGTTGGTAGGTGTGCCCAG GCCAAACAGTGGGGCTGGACGCAGGGTCGGTGGCCCAAAAAGAGTGCTGAATTTTTGTTGCACATGCTTAAAAATGCAGAGAGTAATGCTGAACTTAAG GGTTTAGATGTCGATTCTCTGGTCATTGAGCACATCCAGGTGAACAAAGCCCCTAAGATGCGCCGCAGGACTTACCGAGCTCATGGTCGGATTAACCCATACATGAGCTCCCCTTGCCACATTGAGATGATCCTTACTGAAAAAGAACAGATTGTTCCTAAACCAGAAGAGGAGGTTgcacagaagaaaaaa atatcccagaagaaactgaagaaacaaaaacttatggCTCGGgaataa